In one window of Pelosinus sp. IPA-1 DNA:
- the allD gene encoding ureidoglycolate dehydrogenase: MVLVNKEELHQLIKNKVMKAGLPEDHAQEVANHLSYADSRGVHSHGAVRVEYYSERISKGGSNAKPNFSFRKTGPSTGIYEGDNAVGMVVAKNGMIEAIKLAKETGIGFVGMRELGHCGTLSYFLRMATDENMIVMSMCQSDPMVVPYGSADPYFGTNPIGFAAPCAGRSPIVFDMATTVGAWGKVLDARAKNKSIPETWAVDKNGHPTTDPFAVGGLLAIAGSKGYGLMMMVDILCGSLLGIPFGKHVSSMYADLSAGRELGQIHLVINPDYFTSIDTFKNNVSKMVDEIHELRPALGFDKVLVPGESSEKKAKEYEKSGIPIVKEIYDYLVSDDIHYNRYEGKSAFASDTLD, encoded by the coding sequence ATGGTGTTGGTAAACAAGGAAGAATTGCATCAGTTGATTAAGAATAAAGTGATGAAGGCTGGTTTGCCCGAGGATCATGCACAGGAAGTTGCCAACCACTTGAGCTATGCAGATAGCAGAGGTGTGCATTCCCATGGAGCTGTGCGTGTGGAATACTATTCGGAACGGATATCCAAGGGAGGCAGCAATGCAAAGCCTAATTTCTCCTTTAGGAAAACAGGACCCAGCACAGGTATTTACGAAGGGGACAACGCAGTAGGAATGGTTGTAGCAAAAAACGGTATGATTGAAGCAATAAAGCTTGCTAAGGAAACTGGAATCGGTTTTGTCGGCATGCGTGAGCTCGGGCATTGCGGCACCCTTTCTTATTTTCTCAGAATGGCTACCGACGAAAATATGATCGTCATGTCCATGTGCCAGTCCGACCCTATGGTGGTGCCTTATGGATCAGCAGATCCATACTTTGGAACAAACCCTATCGGCTTTGCCGCTCCTTGTGCAGGCCGTTCTCCAATTGTATTTGATATGGCTACTACAGTAGGAGCTTGGGGAAAGGTTTTGGACGCCAGAGCCAAAAACAAGTCAATCCCTGAAACATGGGCGGTAGATAAAAATGGACATCCTACCACTGATCCATTTGCTGTTGGCGGTCTTCTGGCTATTGCAGGTTCCAAAGGCTATGGCCTCATGATGATGGTCGATATTTTGTGCGGCTCATTGCTCGGCATTCCATTCGGAAAGCATGTAAGCTCCATGTACGCCGATCTTTCTGCCGGACGTGAACTGGGACAGATTCATCTGGTAATAAACCCCGATTATTTTACATCTATTGATACATTTAAAAACAACGTGAGTAAAATGGTGGATGAGATTCATGAGCTCCGCCCGGCTTTGGGTTTTGATAAGGTACTGGTTCCAGGTGAATCTTCAGAAAAGAAGGCAAAAGAATATGAAAAGAGTGGAATTCCCATTGTAAAGGAAATCTATGATTATCTTGTCAGTGATGACATCCATTACAACCGCTATGAGGGGAAAAGTGCTTTTGCATCGGATACATTAGATTAA